A stretch of Dermochelys coriacea isolate rDerCor1 chromosome 6, rDerCor1.pri.v4, whole genome shotgun sequence DNA encodes these proteins:
- the LOC119857635 gene encoding prolactin-releasing peptide receptor-like, which yields MAQGQLPNNSLKNSSIPVFTGLDLLFDLKPLFIPLYATLVAVACTGNLLLILLIIVTKKLHSTTNFLIGNLAAADLIMCIFCVPLTVSYAFEIRGWLFGMFMCYFVTLMQTATVFVSVLSLTAIAVDRYIVVAYPIRKRLSRKSCVYIVAFIWLLSIVVSVPTSMHTHYLDLNKIGHDMFICEEFWKHQEKARLLYSCSMLLLSYMLPLSAVSISYCAISYRLRKRNVPGAAYHNQEKWTNKKRKTFRVLIISVMCFAVCWLPLQVVNLIRDVDEEFIILDKRYVNVIQVSCHLIAMSSACYNPFIYASLHDKFRFHVNNYFCHHKKKSSIMSRKASRLNTCSTLADIPMGITDKLTLQGRFSFN from the coding sequence ATGGCACAGGGCCAGCTACCAAACAACTCTTTGAAGAACAGTTCGATCCCTGTGTTCACTGGCCTTGACCTCCTCTTTGACCTGAAGCCCCTCTTCATTCCCCTCTATGCCACTCTGGTGGCTGTGGCTTGCACCGGCAACTTGCTCCTTATTCTCCTTATTATTGTCACCAAAAAACTGCACAGCACCACTAACTTCCTTATTGGAAACTTGGCTGCAGCTGACCTGATCATGTGCATTTTCTGCGTCCCACTTACTGTGTCCTATGCCTTTGAGATTCGGGGCTGGCTCTTTGGGATGTTCATGTGTTACTTTGTCACCTTGATGCAGACTGCTACTGTATTTGTGTCTGTGCTGTCCCTCACAGCTATTGCAGTGGACCGATATATTGTTGTTGCTTACCCCATTCGCAAAAGGCTAAGCCGCAAGTCCTGTGTCTACATAGTGGCCTTCATTTGGTTACTCTCCATTGTGGTTTCTGTGCCTACATCCATGCACACCCATTATCTAGATCTCAACAAGATTGGCCATGACATGTTCATCTGTGAAGAATTCTGGAAGCACCAAGAGAAAGCGAGGCTGCTGTACTCATGCTCAATGCTCCTTTTGTCCTACATGCTCCCACTTTCTGCAGTCTCTATCTCCTACTGTGCCATTTCTTATCGCCTCAGGAAGAGGAATGTCCCAGGGGCTGCCTACCACAACCAAGAGAAATGGACAAATAAAAAGCGAAAGACCTTCCGGGTTCTCATTATTTCAGTCATGTGCTTTGCTGTCTGCTGGCTACCTCTGCAGGTGGTGAACCTCATCAGAGATGTAGATGAGGAGTTCATCATCTTGGACAAGAGGTACGTGAATGTCATTCAAGTGTCATGTCACTTGATCGCTATGAGCTCTGCCTGTTATAACCCTTTCATCTATGCCTCCCTCCATGACAAATTCCGATTTCATGTTAATAACTATTTTTGCCATCACAAAAAGAAGTCCAGCATTATGTCCCGCAAGGCCTCGCGACTCAATACCTGCTCCACGCTGGCAGACATTCCCATGGGCATCACCGATAAGTTAACCCTGCAAGGCAggttttcttttaactaa